In Bos javanicus breed banteng chromosome 2, ARS-OSU_banteng_1.0, whole genome shotgun sequence, the following proteins share a genomic window:
- the LOC133235273 gene encoding cilia- and flagella-associated protein 300-like, protein MAAGEPGDLGVYSFRFLPQKTFQSLSTPQTTSRLRQWSMLGRIEAQAFGFDQTFQAYRKDDFVMAFFKDPNVIPNLKLLSESSGEWLTLGTEVKKIKKKKNNQCIGGIAKLSQQWKLTSNGYVKIQRLLLKDKRC, encoded by the coding sequence ATGGCGGCCGGGGAGCCGGGTGATTTGGGCGTCTACAGCTTCAGATTCCTGCCTCAGAAAACCTTCCAGTCTCTGAGCACCCCACAGACTACCAGCCGGCTCCGCCAGTGGTCTATGCTGGGTAGAATCGAGGCGCAGGCGTTCGGGTTTGACCAGACGTTTCAGGCTTATCGCAAGGATGATTTCGTTATGGCCTTTTTCAAAGATCCAAATGTTATTCCCAATTTGAAATTACTTTCAGAATCTTCTGGAGAGTGGCTTACATTAggaactgaagtgaaaaaaattaaaaaaaaaaaaaataatcagtgtATCGGTGGCATTGCTAAGCTGAGTCAACAATGGAAACTGACCAGCAATGGCTATGTTAAAATACAAAGGTTattattaaaagacaaaagatgTTAG